Proteins found in one Candidatus Cetobacterium colombiensis genomic segment:
- a CDS encoding FAD-dependent oxidoreductase translates to MERIYDLIVIGGGPAGLSAGIYAGRAQMDVLIIEKSEMGGQIVTTSEVVNYPGIKEISGHNLGEKMREQAAGFGVEFLKSEVTNMDFKNEIKVLETTSGTYKALSVIIATGANPRKLGFPGEAEFTGRGVAYCATCDGEFFTGLDVFVIGAGFAAAEEAIFLTKFARKVTIIAREPEFTCAKSIAEKVLKHPKIEVKFNSQIVEVTGDTKLRKAIFKDNLTNTTWEYKVSENESFGVFVFIGYKPQSDLFKNHVNLDSQGYIITDEDLQTNVKDVYAIGDIRPKKLRQVVTAVADGALAATVLEKVVEEKRETLGIEKEVKEQPKTSDVSEEKTQSRFLDEGIISQLKGIFERFQSNIKIVSVLNDSEISGNIKEFLNEISNISNKISLEIYKKDENIELEKKIELDCTPTIAILDSNDNFRGVKFSGLPSGHELNSLILALYNIAGPGQELNEELKGKIKAIDKKVNLKIAVSLSCSLCPEVVTGAQRLAIENSNIKAEMIDIFAFPELKKKYNIMGVPALIIDDKHISFGKQSIEEIIEKIK, encoded by the coding sequence ATGGAAAGAATATATGATTTAATTGTTATTGGTGGAGGGCCAGCAGGGTTATCAGCAGGTATATATGCTGGTAGAGCTCAAATGGACGTTCTTATTATAGAGAAATCAGAGATGGGTGGACAGATTGTTACTACTTCTGAAGTTGTTAATTATCCTGGAATAAAAGAGATTTCAGGTCACAACTTAGGAGAAAAAATGAGAGAACAAGCTGCTGGATTTGGAGTGGAGTTTTTAAAATCAGAAGTTACAAATATGGATTTTAAAAATGAGATTAAAGTACTAGAAACTACATCTGGAACATATAAGGCTTTAAGTGTAATTATAGCTACAGGGGCAAATCCAAGAAAATTGGGATTCCCAGGAGAAGCTGAGTTTACTGGAAGAGGAGTTGCTTACTGTGCAACTTGTGATGGGGAGTTCTTCACAGGTTTAGATGTATTTGTTATAGGAGCGGGATTTGCAGCTGCTGAAGAGGCAATATTTTTAACTAAGTTTGCAAGAAAAGTTACAATTATAGCTAGAGAACCTGAGTTCACATGTGCTAAATCCATAGCTGAGAAAGTTTTAAAACACCCAAAAATTGAGGTAAAATTTAACTCTCAAATTGTTGAAGTAACTGGAGATACTAAACTTAGAAAAGCAATTTTCAAAGATAACTTAACAAATACTACTTGGGAGTATAAAGTATCAGAAAATGAGTCTTTTGGTGTTTTTGTTTTCATTGGATATAAGCCACAAAGTGATCTATTTAAAAACCATGTAAATTTAGACTCTCAAGGTTATATAATAACTGATGAAGATTTACAGACAAATGTAAAAGATGTATACGCTATTGGAGACATAAGACCTAAAAAACTGAGACAAGTTGTAACAGCTGTAGCTGACGGAGCATTGGCTGCCACAGTTTTAGAAAAAGTTGTTGAAGAGAAAAGAGAGACTTTAGGAATTGAAAAAGAGGTAAAAGAACAACCAAAAACTTCAGATGTTTCAGAAGAAAAAACTCAATCTAGATTCTTAGACGAGGGAATAATTTCACAATTAAAAGGTATCTTTGAAAGGTTCCAAAGCAATATAAAAATAGTTTCAGTATTAAATGATAGTGAAATTTCAGGAAATATAAAGGAATTTTTAAATGAAATTTCCAACATATCCAATAAAATTTCTCTAGAAATTTATAAAAAAGATGAAAATATAGAGTTAGAGAAAAAAATTGAATTAGATTGCACACCAACTATAGCAATTTTAGATTCTAATGATAACTTTAGAGGAGTAAAATTCTCAGGGCTTCCAAGTGGTCATGAGTTAAACTCGTTAATCTTAGCTCTATACAATATAGCAGGACCAGGGCAGGAGCTAAATGAAGAGTTAAAGGGAAAAATAAAAGCTATTGATAAAAAAGTAAATCTGAAAATAGCAGTTTCACTTTCTTGTTCACTTTGTCCAGAAGTAGTTACAGGGGCTCAAAGATTGGCAATTGAAAATTCCAATATAAAAGCTGAGATGATTGATATATTTGCTTTCCCAGAACTAAAAAAGAAATACAATATTATGGGAGTACCAGCTTTAATTATAGATGATAAACATATATCTTTTGGAAAACAATCTATAGAAGAGATTATTGAAAAGATAAAATAA